A portion of the Manihot esculenta cultivar AM560-2 chromosome 2, M.esculenta_v8, whole genome shotgun sequence genome contains these proteins:
- the LOC110608843 gene encoding uncharacterized protein LOC110608843 — translation MAVELWRLAGFSTTVDFSIFMDFFIHIYNTFGRERTARMAIHAWKLWHARNKRLWVNKVLSPSEVHHAASSYFNDYVASLVSRPRTLSHPSVPRVLPLVEATTLEVDWIAFIDCAVFASADLFGFAAVFEDLEGFFSIAISGFYEGGGQPVIAEALALRQCLSYARDCFLQAGCIFTDNQSLALAIRSPLDDFSEFGLVVSDCKDIMRSQGNIHVCWVRRSENRAAHLLARESIHHGRFKIWIDIPDCLLDYYSTR, via the coding sequence ATGGCTGTTGAGTTATGGAGACTTGCTGGTTTTTCTACTACTGTTGATTTTTCTATATTCATGGATTtctttattcatatttataatactTTTGGCAGAGAAAGGACTGCACGTATGGCTATACATGCATGGAAGTTATGGCATGCCAGGAATAAAAGATTGtgggtcaataaagttttgtcaCCCAGTGAGGTTCATCATGCTGCTAGTTCCTATTTTAATGATTATGTGGCTTCACTTGTGTCTCGACCAAGGACGTTATCCCACCCATCTGTTCCTCGTGTGCTCCCATTGGTTGAGGCTACCACTCTTGAAGTTGATTGGATTGCATTCATTGATTGTGCAGTCTTTGCTAGTGCTGATTTGTTCGGTTTTGCAGCAGTATTTGAGGACTTGGAAGGCTTCTTTTCCATTGCAATTTCGGGTTTCTATGAGGGGGGTGGGCAACCTGTTATTGCTGAAGCTTTGGCCTTGCGTCAATGTTTATCTTATGCTAGAGATTGTTTTCTTCAGGCGGGTTGTATTTTTAcggataaccaatccttagccttGGCTATTCGCTCTCCTCTGGATGACTTTTCAGAGTTTGGATTAGTTGTTTCTGATTGCAAAGATATTATGCGGTCTCAGGGTAACATTCATGTTTGTTGGGTACGGCGTTCAGAAAATAGAGCCGCCCATTTATTAGCTAGAGAGTCTATTCATCATGGTAGATTCAAGATTTGGATTGACATTCCTGATTGTCTCTTGGATTATTATTCTACAAGATAA
- the LOC110607202 gene encoding G-type lectin S-receptor-like serine/threonine-protein kinase LECRK3, giving the protein MFQIFLLLSSISSLAIAQQSIITLGSSLSRRNISYWSSESGHFAFGFYPQGVGFAIGIWLPRIHQKTVIWTANRDDPPLAKNSTLILNAQGELILQLQGSESKSIANIPKPASSASMLNSGNFVLYDSDSKIIWQTFDAPTDTILPGQSLVAREQLVSSISDTVHSSGRFAIRMRINGNLVMFPVEYPDQFDYFYWRSRTAYAGGNVKLNFDKNGLLYLLDTNGKNIRNLSNSITIFGKAMYRATIDADGIFRLYSHNLDGHSNWTVEWQSSDNKCDPNGLCGSNAYCTLVDQVAACACPPGFEFIDQSQKNLGCGPNSSADGCTNTRESGFTFEELEGISWASQSYSTLPSATREACREECLKDCYCEAAVYGSQQCKKHVLPLKFGKAQGNSSMTTFIKARIADLGMKTGGSKRKKELRTEGVLITCIAVSTLASLALVIFGILFCRHRVRNHKKIDQGNDALFEDITLRSFTFDELNEATNNFKDELGRGAFGTVFRGVMSNGITVAIKRLEKVVAEGEREFRNEMKAIGRTHHKNLVRLFGYCHDGINRLLVYEYMSNGSLANFLFKSEQKPAWEERIEIALNIARGIFYLHEECETQIIHCDIKPENILIDERGGVKIADFGLSKLLMPNQSKTDTRIRGTRGYVAPEWHRNLPITVKADVYSYGIMLLEIICYRRKLDVHVPDNEVVLADWVYECFEANKLRKLVQHEDVEESELEKMVKVGLWCIQEEPSLRPSIKRVVLMLEGTIDIPDPPTPPSFSISITNFAQK; this is encoded by the coding sequence ATGTTccaaatttttcttcttctgaGTTCAATATCTTCTCTAGCAATTGCTCAACAAAGTATCATCACCCTAGGTTCATCTCTCAGTCGCAGAAATATCTCTTATTGGTCTTCAGAATCTGGTCATTTCGCCTTTGGTTTTTACCCACAAGGAGTTGGCTTTGCTATAGGCATATGGTTGCCGAGAATCCATCAGAAAACTGTCATTTGGACAGCTAACCGTGATGACCCTCCTCTGGCCAAGAATTCTACTTTGATCTTAAATGCTCAAGGTGAACTCATTCTGCAGCTGCAGGGAAGTGAATCCAAATCCATTGCAAATATTCCCAAGCCTGCTTCCTCAGCCTCCATGCTCAATTCCGGCAACTTCGTACTTTATGATTCGGATTCTAAGATCATATGGCAGACTTTTGATGCTCCCACAGACACCATCTTACCAGGGCAGAGTCTAGTGGCTAGGGAACAGCTGGTGAGTAGCATCTCCGACACAGTTCATTCGAGTGGAAGATTTGCGATCAGGATGAGAATCAACGGAAATCTGGTTATGTTTCCGGTGGAATATCCAGATCAATTTGATTACTTTTACTGGAGATCGCGTACAGCATATGCTGGAGGTAATGTGAAGctgaattttgataaaaatggtCTGCTGTACTTGCTGGATACTAACGGGAAAAATATAAGGAATCTAAGTAACAGCATAACCATATTTGGTAAAGCTATGTATCGTGCAACGATTGATGCAGATGGAATATTCCGATTGTATTCACATAATTTGGATGGGCACAGCAACTGGACAGTGGAATGGCAGTCATCTGATAACAAGTGTGATCCCAATGGTTTGTGCGGTTCAAATGCTTATTGTACTCTGGTAGATCAGGTGGCTGCATGTGCTTGTCCTCCTGGTTTTGAGTTTATTGACCAAAGCCAAAAGAACCTGGGATGTGGGCCAAATTCAAGTGCAGATGGTTGCACGAATACTCGAGAGAGTGGTTTTACTTTTGAAGAATTGGAAGGCATATCATGGGCCTCTCAATCATATTCTACTCTTCCATCTGCTACAAGAGAAGCTTGCAGAGAGGAGTGCTTAAAAGATTGTTACTGTGAAGCTGCTGTATATGGGAGCCAACAGTGCAAAAAGCATGTGCTTCCATTAAAATTTGGGAAAGCCCAAGGAAATTCATCAATGACAACATTCATCAAAGCAAGGATTGCTGATTTGGGGATGAAAACTGGGGGcagtaaaagaaagaaagagctAAGAACAGAAGGCGTCCTAATAACTTGCATTGCAGTCTCAACACTTGCATCACTAGCTCTGGTGATTTTTGGTATTCTTTTCTGCAGACACCGAGTTCGAAACCATAAAAAGATAGATCAGGGAAATGATGCACTATTTGAAGATATTACTTTGCGATCTTTCACATTTGATGAGCTGAATGAAGCAACAAATAATTTCAAGGATGAACTTGGTAGAGGAGCTTTTGGGACAGTTTTTAGAGGGGTGATGTCAAATGGCATTACAGTGGCTATCAAAAGGCTAGAGAAAGTGGTGGCAGAAGGTGAAAGAGAATTTCGAAATGAGATGAAAGCAATAGGGAGAACACACCACAAAAACCTCGTTCGACTATTTGGTTATTGCCATGATGGAATCAACAGGCTCCTCGTTTACGAATACATGAGCAATGGCTCACTTGCAAACTTTCTGTTCAAATCAGAACAAAAACCAGCTTGGGAGGAAAGAATTGAAATAGCCCTGAACATAGCTCGAGGCATTTTTTATTTACATGAAGAGTGTGAGACCCAGATCATCCACTGTGACATCAAACCAGAAAACATACTAATAGATGAGAGAGGTGGTGTGAAAATTGCAGATTTTGGTTTGTCCAAGCTGCTAATGCCCAACCAATCCAAGACAGATACTAGAATAAGAGGAACCAGGGGATATGTTGCACCTGAATGGCACAGAAACTTACCCATAACTGTTAAAGCAGATGTTTACAGCTATGGAATCATGTTGTTAGAGATCATATGTTACAGAAGGAAATTAGACGTGCATGTTCCAGACAATGAAGTAGTTCTTGCAGACTGGGTGTATGAATGTTTTGAGGCTAATAAGCTTAGGAAGCTGGTCCAACATGAAGATGTTGAGGAGAGTGAACTTGAGAAAATGGTGAAGGTGGGACTTTGGTGCATCCAGGAGGAGCCGTCGTTGCGGCCATCGATTAAGAGGGTGGTGCTGATGTTGGAAGGAACCATAGACATACCAGATCCTCCTACTCCACCTTCCTTTTCCATTTCAATAACAAACTTTGCACAAAAGTAG
- the LOC122723127 gene encoding G-type lectin S-receptor-like serine/threonine-protein kinase LECRK3, with translation MNGNLVMFPVEDPDQFDYIYWRSRTAYAGGNVKLNFDKNGLLYLLDTNGKNIRNLSNSITIFGKAMYRATIDADGIFRLYSHNLNGHSNWTVEWQSSDNKCDPTGLCGSNAYCTLVDQVAVCACPPGFEFIDQSQKNLGCRPNSSADDCTNTRESGFAFEELEGISWESKPYSTLPSATKEACRDECLKDCYCEAAVYRNQQCRKHILPLRFGKAQGNPSMTTFIKAKVADLGMKTGGSNRKNELRTRGILIACIAVSTLALLALVIFGILFYRYRVWNYKKVINHGNDELLDDVILRSFTYDELKKATNKFEDEIGRGAFGTVFRGVISNGNRVVAIKRLEKVVAEGEREFLNEMKVIGRTHHKNLVRLLGYCHDGTNRLLVYEYMCNGSLADFLFRSGQKPAWEERNEMALNIARGIVYLHEECETQIIHCDIKPENILMDEKESAKIADFGLSKLLMPNQSRTYTGIRGTRGYVAPEWHTNLPITVKVDVYSFGIMLLEIICCRRNVDMHVPDDQVVLANWVYDCFEANQLDQLIQDEEVEESKLEKLVKVGLWCIQDEPSSRPSMKKVVLMLEGTIDTPDPPSPPSFSNSNNDITCT, from the coding sequence ATGAATGGAAATCTGGTTATGTTTCCGGTGGAAGATCCAGATCAATTTGATTACATTTACTGGAGATCGCGTACAGCATATGCTGGAGGTAATGTGAAGctgaattttgataaaaatggtCTGCTGTACTTGCTGGATACTAATGGGAAAAATATAAGGAATCTAAGTAACAGTATAACCATATTTGGTAAAGCTATGTATCGTGCAACGATTGATGCAGATGGAATATTCCGATTGTATTCACATAATTTGAATGGGCACAGCAACTGGACAGTGGAATGGCAGTCATCTGATAACAAGTGTGATCCCACTGGCTTGTGCGGTTCAAATGCATATTGTACTCTGGTAGATCAGGTGGCTGTATGTGCTTGTCCTCCTGGTTTTGAGTTCATTGACCAAAGCCAAAAGAACCTGGGATGTAGGCCAAATTCAAGTGCAGATGATTGCACGAATACTCGAGAGAGTGGTTTTGCTTTTGAAGAATTGGAAGGCATATCATGGGAATCTAAACCTTATTCTACTCTTCCATCTGCTACAAAAGAAGCTTGTAGAGATGAGTGCTTAAAGGATTGTTACTGTGAAGCTGCAGTATATAGGAACCAACAGTGCAGAAAGCATATACTTCCATTAAGATTTGGGAAAGCCCAGGGAAATCCATCAATGACAACTTTCATCAAAGCAAAAGTTGCAGATTTGGGGATGAAAACTGGAGGCAGTAATAGAAAGAACGAGCTAAGAACAAGAGGCATCCTGATAGCTTGCATTGCAGTCTCAACACTCGCATTACTAGCTCTGGTGATTTTTGGTATTCTTTTCTACAGATACCGAGTTTGGAATTACAAAAAGGTTATAAATCATGGCAATGATGAACTGCTTGATGATGTAATTTTGCGATCATTTACATATGATGAGCTTAAAAAAGCAACAAACAAGTTTGAGGATGAAATTGGCAGAGGAGCTTTTGGGACAGTGTTTAGAGGTGTCATATCAAATGGCAATAGAGTTGTGGCAATCAAGAGGCTAGAGAAAGTGGTGGCAGAAGGTGAAAGAGAATTTCTGAatgagatgaaagtaataggaCGAACTCATCACAAAAACTTAGTTCGATTGCTCGGTTACTGCCATGATGGAACTAACAGGCTTCTGGTATACGAGTACATGTGCAATGGCTCACTTGCTGACTTTCTTTTCAGGTCTGGGCAAAAGCCAGCTTGGGAGGAAAGAAATGAAATGGCACTGAACATAGCTAGAGGAATTGTCTATCTGCACGAAGAATGCGAGACCCAGATCATCCACTGTGATATCAAACCTGAAAACATTCTGATGGATGAGAAAGAATCAGCAAAAATTGCTGATTTTGGTTTGTCCAAGCTGCTGATGCCCAATCAGTCCAGGACATATACTGGAATCAGAGGAACAAGGGGATATGTTGCACCTGAGTGGCACACTAACTTGCCAATAACTGTCAAGGTAGATGTGTACAGCTTTGGGATCATGTTACTGGAGATCATATGTTGCCGTAGGAATGTGGATATGCATGTTCCTGACGACCAAGTTGTTCTTGCAAACTGGGTCTACGATTGCTTTGAGGCTAATCAGCTAGATCAGCTAATCCAGGATGAAGAAGTGGAGGAAAGTAAACTTGAGAAGCTGGTCAAGGTGGGACTATGGTGCATCCAGGATGAGCCATCATCTCGGCCGTCGATGAAGAAGGTGGTACTGATGCTGGAAGGGACAATAGACACACCAGATCCCCCTAGTCCTCCATCCTTTTCTAATTCCAATAATGATATTACTTGTACATAA
- the LOC110607186 gene encoding G-type lectin S-receptor-like serine/threonine-protein kinase LECRK3: protein MTRFCNLKLAAMILFLLLLPSSIFSGATAQQRTSNISLGSSLTPHSSYWYSASGHFAFGFYPKGNGFAVGIWFAKIQQKTVIWTANSDGSPLPDDVILSLSSDGGLILQLNQGQLIPIANVPQPAFSASMLDSGNFVIYDSESRIIWQSFDFPTDTILPGQRLLAGKRLVSSNSSANHTSGRFQLFMQNDGNLVQYPLEYTGEKDYAYWVSGTSAAGDDVSLNLDRNGQLYLLNATGSNIKTLKERGNISGNLIYRATIDEDGIFRLYSHNLDHYGNWSIEWWSSDNKCDPIGLCGMNSYCTLVNHGTSCACPPGFDFIDQSQKHLGCQRNSSDEGCMEFKESNYIIHKLEYVSWEDDPYATFGSNTETDCREECSTDCNCEAALFKNQECRKQKFPLRFGRFKQNEPVVTFIKVSIRSSGTKIESMKKMKEQRMNILIIGIVLLTLAVFLLAIFGVLSYRYRVWNYKKISGQGNNALFEDITLRSFTYDELNKATNHFKDEIGKGAFGTVFRGVIANGITVAIKRLEKVVAEGEREFRNEMRVIGRTHHKNLVRLFGYCHDGTNRLLVYEYMSNGSLADFLFKSEQKPAWEERIEIALNIARGIFYLHEECETQIIHCDIKPENILIDEKGGVKIADFGLSKLLMPNQSKTYTGVRGTRGYVAPEWHRNFPITVKADVYSYGIMLLEIICCRRNLDMHVPDNEIVLAEWVYECFESNELRKLVQHEEVGETKLERMVKVGLWCIQDEPSLRPSIKRVALMLEGTIDTPTPPTPPSFSISI, encoded by the coding sequence ATGACAAGGTTCTGCAATCTAAAACTTGCAGCAATGATCCTGTTTCTACTTCTTCTTCCAAGTTCCATATTTTCTGGAGCTACAGCTCAACAAAGAACTTCCAATATTAGTCTAGGTTCATCACTCACTCCCCATTCTTCATATTGGTACTCAGCTTCTGGCCATTTTGCTTTTGGATTTTACCCAAAAGGGAATGGCTTTGCTGTGGGCATCTGGTTTGCCAAAATCCAGCAAAAAACAGTCATATGGACAGCAAACAGTGATGGCTCACCACTACCAGATGATGTGATTCTCAGCTTGAGCAGTGATGGTGGACTCATCTTGCAGCTTAATCAAGGCCAGCTGATACCAATTGCAAATGTTCCCCAGCCAGCTTTCTCAGCCTCCATGCTTGATTCCGGTAATTTTGTAATATATGATTCAGAGTCAAGAATCATATGGCAGAGTTTTGATTTTCCCACAGACACCATTTTACCAGGACAACGTCTTTTGGCTGGGAAGAGGCTAGTGTCGAGCAACTCAAGCGCAAATCATACAAGCGGAAGATTTCAACTCTTTATGCAAAATGATGGAAACCTGGTGCAATATCCACTGGAATATACAGGTGAAAAAGATTATGCCTACTGGGTTTCAGGGACATCTGCTGCTGGAGACGATGTGAGCTTGAATCTCGATAGAAATGGCCAGTTATACCTGCTAAATGCTACTGGCTCTAATATAAAGACTTTGAAAGAAAGGGGAAACATATCTGGTAACTTGATCTATCGTGCAACAATTGATGAAGATGGGATATTTCGATTATATTCACATAATCTGGATCACTACGGTAATTGGTCGATCGAGTGGTGGTCATCGGACAACAAATGTGATCCCATTGGCTTGTGCGGTATGAATTCATATTGTACTCTTGTGAATCACGGCACATCATGTGCTTGTCCTCCGGGTTTTGATTTCATTGACCAGAGCCAAAAGCATTTGGGCTGCCAAAGGAATTCCAGTGATGAAGGTTGCATGGAATTCAAAGAGAGTAATTATATCATTCACAAACTGGAATATGTATCATGGGAAGATGACCCATATGCTACATTCGGGTCTAACACAGAAACAGATTGCAGAGAGGAGTGTTCAACAGACTGCAACTGTGAAGCTGCATTATTTAAGAACCAAGAGTGCAGAAAACAAAAGTTTCCACTGAGATTTGGGAGATTCAAACAAAATGAACCAGTGGTAACATTTATTAAGGTAAGCATCAGAAGTTCAGGGACAAAAATTGAGAGcatgaaaaaaatgaaagagcaACGAATGAATATCCTTATAATAGGTATTGTACTTTTAACTCTTGCAGTCTTTCTGCTAGCAATTTTTGGTGTTCTATCATACAGATATCGTGTTTGGAATTACAAGAAGATTTCAGGTCAAGGAAATAATGCACTATTTGAAGATATCACTTTGAGATCTTTTACATACGATGAGCTCAACAAAGCAACAAATCATTTCAAGGATGAAATTGGTAAAGGAGCTTTTGGGACAGTTTTTAGAGGGGTGATAGCAAATGGCATTACAGTGGCCATCAAAAGGCTAGAGAAAGTGGTGGCAGAAGGTGAAAGGGAATTTCGAAATGAAATGAGAGTAATAGGGAGAACTCACCACAAAAACCTAGTACGACTATTTGGTTATTGCCATGATGGAACTAATAGGCTCCTTGTTTATGAATACATGAGCAATGGCTCACTTGCAGACTTTCTGTTCAAATCAGAACAAAAGCCAGCTTGGGAGGAAAGAATAGAAATAGCCTTGAACATAGCTCGAGGCATTTTCTATTTACATGAAGAGTGTGAGACCCAGATCATCCACTGTGATATCAAACCAGAAAACATACTAATAGATGAGAAAGGTGGTGTGAAAATTGCAGATTTTGGCTTGTCCAAGCTGCTAATGCCCAACCAATCCAAGACATATACTGGAGTCAGAGGAACCAGAGGATATGTTGCCCCTGAGTGGCACAGAAACTTCCCCATAACTGTCAAAGCAGATGTTTACAGCTATGGAATCATGTTGTTAGAAATCATATGTTGTCGAAGGAATTTAGACATGCATGTTCCAGACAATGAAATTGTTCTTGCAGAATGGgtctatgaatgttttgagtCCAATGAACTTAGGAAGCTGGTCCAACATGAAGAGGTTGGGGAAACTAAACTTGAGAGAATGGTGAAGGTGGGACTCTGGTGCATCCAGGATGAGCCATCGTTGCGGCCATCGATTAAGAGGGTGGCGCTGATGTTGGAAGGAACAATAGACACACCAACCCCTCCTACTCCACCTTCCTTTTCCATCTCAATTTAG
- the LOC110607216 gene encoding RNA-binding protein 2: MTDGYWNRQQHQQQHQQQHPLLSSGGSLKRPRSDYDLQSSGLPSSHEIHNYYPRDDDQGRYQAVKDTKTIGSAYDQYLQNAKITSLSSGGASGLSVGLGRATGNAMTGLPILDSGIMDRPRVSGLDLATNGRDFVFQSQPSRDTIDRPVRETVPLPPDASSTLYVEGLPPDSTRREVAHIFRPFVGYKEVRLVSKESKHRGGDPIILCFVDFENPACAATALSALQGYKIDEHDHESNYLRLQFSRNPGPRSGHGGRGKR; this comes from the exons ATGACGGACGGCTATTGGAATCGGCAGCAGCACCAGCAGCAGCACCAGCAGCAGCATCCTCTTCTCTCCTCCGGTGGTAGTTTAAAACGACCTCGTTCCGACTACG ATCTCCAATCTTCAGGGCTGCCTTCAAGCCATGAGATTCATAATTATTATCCCAGAGATGATGATCAAGGCAGGTATCAGGCAGTGAAGGATACAAAGACAATTGGGTCAGCATACGACCAATATCTGCAAAATGCG AAAATTACTTCTCTTTCCTCTGGAGGAGCTAGTGGGTTAAGTGTTGGATTGGGAAGGGCAACTGGTAATGCAATGACTGGTCTTCCAATACTTGATTCTGGCATAATGGACCGTCCTCGGGTCAGTGGTCTAGATCTGGCAACAAATGGTCGAGATTTTGTTTTTCAAAGTCAACCTTCAAGGGATACAATAGATAGGCCTGTTCGTGAAACTGTACCTCTACCCCCAGATGCTTCCAGCACTCTATATGTTGAGGGACTCCCTCCTGACAGCACAAGGAGGGAAGTAGCTC ATATCTTTCGCCCTTTTGTGGGATACAAGGAAGTACGACTTGTGAGCAAAGAATCCAAGCAT CGTGGTGGAGATCCTATTATCCTTTGctttgttgattttgaaaatccAGCCTGTGCAGCAACTGCATTGAGCGCCTTGCAAG GTTATAAAATAGATGAACATGACCATGAATCTAACTACTTGAGGCTACAGTTCTCTCGGAATCCAGGTCCAAGATCTGGCCATGGAGGTCGTGGAAAGAGGTGA